Proteins from one Rhizoctonia solani chromosome 5, complete sequence genomic window:
- a CDS encoding RNA-directed DNA polymerase from mobile element jockey, producing the protein MSASSQGRKPPNTGAVARKPSLSPLNTTSINTAQPQPATAQMVKIEPANAETYLESEGILDKDSRVTFDLISVALLNTASDTKLTEDTLRARVRALALVGQKYTTEFIAQQTVTLVMEEVKRAQEIGKAKAEMETEEVRQSLDKAKIALAEEISRVIEAKNIWLKATEDLTSLKETVSKLQLAVEDKNEETKGKMGQLKDAIERAADEMIMDRQLAREDIANSLGPMGNPYPFNPLYTNTAGDPNHYPYPGPPPRSYADAAALPPSVSQPERDIQQQQALDRLRGSEEKRDRQLMLDADDVGANGNTDLTEKELTEKIDKSLRDLTAESLYNIEEVGVLRCDKVTKLPRGGVLILMNSIKSKKFLDQPDIAERFAEVLGITTKIIPRKYKVVIEKVSTNTNLGDPELPRRIEKDNGLVEGELVGLKWIKNPARRSPDQRHAHIVAEFRTKSSANAFIKEPRLIEHEFVHSSKYNTDGFRCFKCQRPGHKSAECPQHHETCGTCAQNHRTDKCNRTANPHCVTCNEAGHATWDRDNCPKYFIPNNSRSMHTADRHYKYYVTDEQWTWAPASNSSKRPTQTRRSAPITDFIRQNGRKNGGRRPRAATASSTGTRSPVNRPGSRASGHARPSTPTNLIQTTLPFTSPIPPRYSPCRPIIPGPPTNETDPIPTMLITDVAPAPLADPAVESTNV; encoded by the coding sequence ATGTCTGCGTCCTCGCAAGGTCGCAAACCCCCGAACACAGGAGCTGTCGCTCGGAAACCGAGTCTCTCGCCTCTCAATACTACATCCATCAACACGGCACAACCGCAACCCGCAACAGCCCAAATGGTGAAAATCGAACCTGCAAATGCTGAAACATACCTCGAATCGGAAGGCATCCTCGACAAGGATTCTCGAGTTACCTTCGACTTAATCTCGGTCGCCCTCCTCAACACGGCAAGCGATACCAAACTTACAGAGGACACCCTCCGGGCCAGAGTCCGCGCTCTGGCTCTCGTAGGTCAGAAGTACACAACCGAATTCATAGCACAACAAACAGTCACACTCGTGATGGAAGAAGTCAAGCGAGCTCAGGAAATAGGAAAAGCAAAGGCTGAAATGGAGACAGAAGAGGTGCGCCAGAGTCTCGATAAAGCCAAAATCGCATTGGCGGAGGAAATCTCTCGAGTAATCGAGGCGAAGAATATCTGGCTCAAGGCTACAGAAGATCTGACGTCTCTCAAGGAGACAGTGTCCAAGCTACAGTTGGCGGTAGAAGACAAAAATGAAGAGACTAAGGGGAAGATGGGGCAGTTGAAGGACGCGATTGAGAGAGCGGCAGATGAAATGATAATGGATAGGCAGTTGGCAAGGGAAGATATCGCTAACTCCCTTGGCCCAATGGGTAATCCCTACCCGTTTAACCCTCTATACACTAACACGGCGGGAGACCCGAACCACTACCCCTACCCCGGCCCTCCCCCACGCTCCTATGCAGACGCTGCGGCACTACCCCCTTCGGTTTCTCAACCTGAGAGGGATATCCAACAACAGCAAGCCCTCGACCGCTTGAGGGGCAGTGAAGAGAAGAGGGACCGTCAGCTCATGCTCGACGCAGATGATGTAGGAGCGAACGGCAACACCGACCTCACCGAAAAAGAACTAACGGAGAAAATCGACAAGTCGCTTCGAGACCTAACCGCCGAATCTCTCTACAACATCGAGGAAGTTGGCGTCCTCCGTTGCGACAAGGTCACCAAGCTGCCGAGAGGAGGAGTACTCATCTTAATGAACTCGATCAAATCGAAGAAATTCTTAGACCAACCCGACATTGCGGAACGCTTCGCGGAGGTTCTCGGCATCACTACGAAAATCATCCCACGTAAATACAAGGTAGTCATCGAGAAGGTCTCGACCAACACAAACCTGGGCGACCCCGAGCTACCAAGACGTATCGAGAAAGACAATGGACTAGTGGAGGGAGAGCTGGTTGGACTCAAATGGATCAAAAACCCCGCACGACGATCCCCCGACCAGCGACACGCGCATATAGTAGCTGAGTTCCGCACTAAATCATCAGCTAATGCCTTCATTAAAGAACCGAGACTCATTGAGCACGAATTCGTGCACTCGTCCAAGTACAACACCGACGGCTTCCGCTGCTTCAAATGTCAAAGACCAGGTCACAAATCGGCTGAATGCCCACAACATCACGAAACGTGTGGTACATGCGCCCAGAATCACCGAACTGACAAATGCAACAGGACAGCGAACCCTCACTGCGTCACCTGCAACGAGGCTGGTCACGCCACTTGGGACCGCGACAACTGTCCTAAGTATTTTATTCCTAATAACTCACGTTCTATGCACACAGCCGACCGACACTACAAATATTATGTTACGGATGAGCAATGGACCTGGGCCCCGGCCTCCAACTCGTCGAAACGACCCACCCAGACTCGCCGCTCCGCACCCATCACCGACTTTATTCGACAGAATGGACGGAAAAACGGCGGGAGACGACCTAGGGCCGCTACCGCTTCCTCGACAGGCACCCGGTCGCCGGTCAATCGCCCTGGCAGTCGAGCTTCGGGACATGCCCGACCGAGCACACCTACCAATTTGATCCAGACTACGCTCCCTTTCACTTCACCCATTCCCCCGCGTTACTCACCTTGCCGTCCCATCATCCCTGGCCCACCTACTAATGAGACTGACCCTATCCCCACGATGCTAATTACTGACGTCGCCCCAGCTCCCCTGGCCGACCCCGCCGTAGAATCTACGAATGTCTAG